The nucleotide window CCTGCTTCTCCTCCAGGTTTGGAATCTCGATTAGCCGAAAAGTCTTGTGAATGTGCAGCCAGCTATCCTGAGATTGCACAGTGAGCGGTACATGTACAGATCAGTATACATTAAAGAAAAGTTTGCAAATAGTcaggtaactttattttattgtagaggtAGCACAAGCTACCTCATTGTACTGCGCTGTCAATTCCTCCTGTCAGTCATGATCTCCCAGAAAAGCACAATGATAAAATCCCCATGTTTAAAATAAGTTATAAAAGGTTATAATATGGATATGATTGCCCAGCCAAGATCTTACTCCTGTACACCGGTAACTATACCGGGAATAATGGTCTGATAGATGTTTGGATCACTTCTAAGACATAGGCAGATGAAGAATCAAAATGTCCAGATGTTGAGAAAAACTCAATCACAGATCAccaaaatgtcaggaaaaaatCCCCAACTATCTGGTTCAATTGTCAGTAAATCCAGATCATCAAGAGAACATCAGCAAGAGAGTCACTAAAAATCACACAGGGTTACATAGCAAACTTCTTTATTGACCTTCCTtgctataaagaaaacaaaagaaaaaggaaaacaacacCAATAGAATAGTTTCCTTTCATTAATGGCCAAGGTGAAGAAGAATGCTCTACGAGATTACTGGTCAAGTTGATGGAAATGTTatctcacattggtggtcagtaggagggaAAATAGATATCTATTAATGTTGGTGATTAGTAGATAAAATAATATACCATTTAATTGGTGGACAATAGAAGACAGAATGTCCCCTTATATTGGTTGGAAGTAATTTCTGTTAATTGGAGAAAGAATGTAGAAAGCCCCATGACACCTCTTTCCTATCACCTAGCCTCTGGTGACCAAAAACTGAATCAGGTTTAATAAGGCTTTCTGTtgatagaaatgtttctgtatatgGGCAGTCAGAATAGGTTGCCCCAGGATAAATCACTTCTCCCCCTGACTTCATATCAGCTGTGTGGGTTACTATTGGAGAAGTTCAGCCACTGAGCtcagataaaattaaaaagcctaaaaagttTGCACGGATTAAAAGCAATTTACAccatatggccaaaagtatgtgaCCGATTTTCCAAGTCCAAGGTCTGGTACAAAACTTAATCTAAAAGAATAAACCAAATTATTCAAATCAATCACACAAAAATTACAAACCTACTAACCTATATGTGCCCTTGTGTTGGTTGGCAGTAATTGCTGTTAATTGGAGAAAGAATGTAAAAAGCCCAATGACACCTCTTCCCTATCACTATCTAGCCGCTGGTGACCAACCACTGAATCACTGGCTAAACTAGACCGTCCAATGATAGTTAAGTCAGTGtgctcaaaataaataataaataaaaaattgctgggattaaccacctaagcgttacactgaggtctagatttctgtaccaaaagtgatccactgtttttcatgaaatttttttttaaattgtagacctgtaacttacagaaatatgtccgaacaggggttctagtagataatatgaataatgtacaaaatctcgggcttaaccatccttgcagtttttttttgcccgagcgaaggtcgggcttaactgcaaggaggttaaaagcaGTTTACACCATTTATctaaaagtacattaaaaactTTCCAAATTCATCAAGGCTAAAGTCTGGTACAAATGTTAATCTAAAGGAAGAAACCAACTTAATCAAATCAACTACACAAAATTTACAAACTACTAACCTTTATACTCACTTGCCACCCCTTCAGGCACAATGGAGTACCACTTCTGCAACATACCCAATCAGGGGGTTATTGACTTACAACCCAAAACTTTAGGGTTTGGCCCTACTAGAACTGTCAATACCCCGCTGAAACCCTTAAAAGGAACATGTCATTTCACCATATATTATGCTTTTTTGTACCCTATACTCTAATGACCTTGCTCAcagtataattatttaaaatttgtatttacctATACAAGGAACACaatgtagtaaaataaatattcactttgtaTTATGTAGCCACAATCTTTTGTGTCACCTTCCTTTGAAGAAGCCCAACTGGGTGAAATATATCAGGTTAGAGATAATTATTTAAAAGGACAGAGACAATCGCACCTCACTGATTTTTGTTTCACCCTTTACTGACATGCATatgataatatgtaaatatgttctatgacttttttaaacattatattcaCTATTATAATACACATTAATATTAGAATATACGTCAAGAATTTGTGTCAAATGTGTTTCTATCCTCAGATTACCAATTGTATCAGACCTCAGACTTGATGAATTAATGCCAACTAACCCCTCTCTAAATTTATGACCCCTTCTTGGTGAGAACAAACTCTCCCAATTTTTTATACCTTTGGCATTATGtgaagccaggtcttctcatacAACATCAGAACCCGGCCTCATAATTCAGCACAAAATCCCATAGACCCACTCCAAAATCTTATTAGAATTCTTTACAGAACTTTGGAGGCtggtaaaactaaaaaagtaaatgaaaaaataaataaagtaaaatatttcccAAGGTCTTACAGATATAATGGTGGTCAGGTGTTTTATGAACCTTTACTATagagtgtttttaaaaaaatctaaatatatttttggagaTTTTAAAATGCCAGATTTCCAAAATTCACAGTATACTATTATGAATAAAGAAAGATAATATGCAATATGTTATGAATATAAACTTATTTCATATCATCCATACTTTTGCAGACTGCAGTCCGGGGCTGTCACACAGAAATGAGCTGGGAGCGGGGTTATAAATTTGATGGCTTATTTCTAAATCGTCGAACCCCCAAATGGCTATTTTCACAAAGGACCAAGAATAACTAGTATTCCACTAAAGGATTTGTAATCTTGTAATTAAATGTGTTTGAACAAAATGttagtttatatttaataaaaatacactattgtaAAAGTTAATGAATAATCCATCAGTATCCAACATTTATAacacataaaaatttttttaaaagtctgtAGACCATTTTTGGCTCGCCAATCTTTCATTTAGGATACTTTGCCTTCCAGTTCTCCTACACTGATAGTGGAAACTAGTTATCCACTTATGACTAAGTTCTGATagtacaaaactttaaaatggaactaaagtagGTTTgccgggtttagttccactttaagtcctCCTAGAATGTCCTGATAGTCTTAATGCAAAATGATCCTCCCTAAATTAACAAATGACCAGCTACACTTTCCCACCAGACTTTTTCTCTACCCAAGAAAGTATTtgacttttttcctttacataaaagccTTTCAAAAAAGTGTGCCCCTCCCCCCTAAACTGAAACCAGGCCCTGCAATAGTATTGGATATTCCTTGTTAGGAAATGGAGCCGGCACCAAAAATGGATCTTCCAGCCTGAATTGGCTATTAGATTAATCCTAGAGAAAATTCCTCTCATCAAGTAAAGATGCATTCGTGACTGCAGATCAAACCAATGGTTGTCAAAGGGACCCTTGGAATCATTTGGGGTCCTTTGCTTTCTCTGTGATACATAATATACAACCTATCAGCTAACATTCCAACAATATACTACAATGTACCACCAAACGTTACAATACCCCTGAGAAAGCTTCTAGCGGGCAAACATGTCGGGTACTTTCTGGAATGCTTGTCCACAACAGACTATAAGATCACTTACTATGTTTAAGGATCTTGAgtgatttatattgtatttctgaGAAAGCTTTTCAATATTAACACTTAAATTTTGCCCAGTAAAAACCCGCTgtcttgtctttatttatttatttatgtttgtacaaTTCGGGGTTGGCAAGTATATTTATGCCTTATTTGGCACATtttactgggtttttttttctgttcaatagAGACCTAACCTCAACCTTACTAAACACATAtagaataaatttaaaatgatgattgTAAGCCTGGTCTTCTTATTCTGCATCATTACCTGAATGGTGCTGGGAGGCTCACACATCCAAGACATGATTAAAGGACCCATGAAGCATcaaaatgtgcagatgttggGGCAAacttttgtgaattattttgGCACATATCTGACATTTGTCAGCAAATTAGGATCAATTCGCTCATCTTTAGTGTGAACTAGGTCAAAAATAGTTAGGGAGTAGGGAACTCACTAGAAATCCCATTGttgcaaagaaaaaattttaCTGAACCCTCCCACTTTGCTAATCAGAAAACGTAAGAGAAAAACACTTATTACCACAGTTATGTAGCACAGGACCTACAACGTACACCACTTACTACCATATgactgtttattttctatttattaattcATCCTTACACTGGTGgccaataaaataaaggtttctgATTGGCTAACAATGTAgaggtcagcaggaggaagcATATCTACTTAGATTAATGCTCAGTAGAGGGGAGAATGGTTTCTTATGTTGGGGTTAAGTAGGAGAAAGGACGTCCCCTTCAGATGGTGGATCACAGGAATGAGAATGTCCCTTATATTGGTGGATAGAAGGAGGAAAATGTCCCCACATGCATACTAGTATGAGAATGAATGTTTGCTGAAACTGCTGTTCAGTTTAAGCAGAATGTAGAAAGGCCATTGACAGCTATTCTTGCATGGATTtcacttttacaattttaatttttccaaataCACAATTTCCATGATCAGGAGAAAATGTGGTCTTGGTATAGAAAGCCCACTGACAACTCTTCTTGCCTTTGTGTTTGACTGAGACTAAAATTTCACTGCAGAGCCACAATCAGTATTACTAACACCCACACTAAGGCTAATTACACTTTAGTTGCCGATAACAAATCACCGAATCACTGGCTAGACAAGACTTAGTTAAGGTAGACCTCTAGCATATGGACAGCCTAGCCACGTGGTTCCAGGACAAACACTTTTGACTGGGCCCCTTACTGGTAGCAGTTCTGTCAGTAATGTGGCTCTTAAATCTGAAAGTAAGATAAATCTAAATGTACACTATTTGGCCAAATGGATGTGAACACCTCTCCAAAGTATTGGCTTCATTTGTACAAAACCAAGATTTGATTAAATTGGTGTGGAGGAATTGAAGTAGCTATCACAGAGACCTGATCTCAAATCTTCTGAATATCTTTGGCATTTGAACCCTAAGAGTGAGCTAGGTCATCTCAAACAACATCATTACTAGGTTTTACAATTGAGCACAAAGTTCCATACTTATATATACACTTACTAAATAGAACACACTGTCTATGACTGCTTCTTCTTGAGTATTTATTGACCAGTAAGCTACCAGTGAATTCCTAACTAAGGGTCAAATTGGGTAAAtagacaataaattatttttttccccccataacAGATCCAGATAACATGGGGGAGCATTAAAATATttctcaggtcttcagggaaccccttctatcattactatatccacagctcacagtggattagtgtggtggtcagtaggaagaattcctcctacgttatattaataattaataatattaaaaataatattaataattgcggactaataggaaaaatgtcacccttaaagatagccaaaaagatcattgacatCCATTAAATTtccctgagagtcacaaattgctcattgcttaagcaacacctggcaacctctggaggaaccctacggttccacggaaccctggttgagaaacacaatcCTAAAGCAATTTTTAGTGAGTTCTAACTTTTACTACAGCTAACAAGTttaccttaacctccctggcataattcccgagtgtggcttggggttaattttcagtgccaaaagtggTAAACCCGAGAATTCAAGCgacgtcctccagtgatgcccggcatctgtgtccctggcgtgtgaatgtTAGGGACTTGAGGCCAAGGGAATGAGATGCCGGCcgggctggagggtgggaccagGCAAGAAACaatgagaatttttaaatgtaccgcttttacttttaaaaagaacCATTTTTCAGACCGCCAGGGAAATTAAACATGTAGGGGGTAGTAATAAGTAAGTGAACAGCAGAAAATCCTTTACTTAAAAGATTGTATGGGCATAACAGATCTTCACAGTATAAAACATCAATGATACGTAAATCAACAAAGATAACACAAGCATAAAACATGTCTACATAAGCTTCTAAATAACATTGCTGATGTGGTATGAAACAAATTGTACAGTTTTCAAATATTGATATTGCCTTTGAAATAGGGGGAAATTTAGCCAGAAATCAGAAATCCCTCAAAAGCATCCCCTGATCCTAAGGGGCATATAGGTTTTATAACAGGGGGAGCCATACACTTGCGGCCACTTTTGCTAGGGGGATTTTAGCAAAAATGCACAGATAATAGTTTCCATGAGTTGGTAACCGCTTTAAGATATCCCCCAGAAATATTTTCCTGCAAAAGACCCTTTACCAGACCCATGGtattttttcttaacatttttgaccatgttttatttttttcctccaagGCATTGCATGAATCCCTAATGGTTTCTTGGTAATAGTTCGATTTTAGGGAAACCCTTCCCAAATGCACCCCATCCTTGATTTTACCCCAACCCCTGATCAAACTTGGTGACATACCAAATAAGTATCAGTCAATTAAGAACAATTACACAAATTACTATAtcaaacaaacacaaattaaatgtttttatttggctTATATTTTGGTGTGATGAAGCAAAATGTGTCACTAATACTTAATACCTGCTTGGACCATgatatcccccctcccccatcctccTAAAGATTATCTAATAATCTTTACATCTATATATTCAAGTATGTTACAATACAATTCAAGGTTATAAATATCTGTTTATCTGTTTAGTATGTtctctttttaaagaaatggCCAGACTAAAATAACAGATGGCCAGTCTTACCACTTTCTAAATATTGAATATGTTGGTGGTTTTCTGTGTCTTACTCTCTTTTTTCCTTGTTATGCCCGTTTGGCCCTAACTTTCCCAGTTTCCTTTTCTGACTTGTGGATAGCCTGCACTTCAAGAAGATCAAGGGTTTTCTGTAAGTGGTCTTGTTGCCATTCGTATCCCTTGTATCCTCTGCTATTCGTATCCTTTGTACTGGCCAGTGGTCCTAGTAATATAATCCCCATTTGTCTCAGCTAAATAACCAGAAGTTATCCATGAGTGGGTATCCTGTACTTTAGGAAGATCAAGAGTTTTCTCTGAGGGACAGAGGTTGATGCCATTGGATCATTTGTACTGATCAGTGGTCCTTTTGACAAATTAGTTATCTTTTACCAAAGTTGGACTCCAGCTATTTAGTCAGTTCCGCTCTTCATAAGGTATTGGGAGCTAGCGTCAGTGGATGGGACACCTTGGGAGTTTGGaaatactaataaaaagaatactaaaacattttattttgtgttatatctttatttgtagccttttgaATATTTTAAGATATAACCACCCTTATGCATATTCTTCAGCGTGATGGGGAAGATATGGAAGCTTTCAGGATGTAACAAGTCCCCCACAACATTGAGGACTGCACACTTGCTTACTCCCTTCCCATCTCTTTGCAAAAACACTGAGTTTATTCAGGCATAATACAAGAAATACTAATTTAAATCAATTTCAAATGAAATAGCAGGATTTATTTGTACATGCCACCttgaattgaaagaaaaaatgtcaagaaaaagTCACCAatattctagagctgccccccCCCCTCAGTACTCCCCCTCAGGACAAATCTGAATATTACAATTCATTGTAACTACAATATTTAGTAGGTACAAAGGAATCAGATCAATTGAATTGAAACCACAAGACATTTCCATCTTTTACCATTCAATCTGGGTTATACCACAGAGGAGATGCGTCAACGTGTGATCCCTGTTTGATGATCTGTTCCTAAGAGTTCACCAATGTGTGGAACGAGTTTTAGGATTatcaatggggcaatcatagttcaatttaaaatacaaatactttatttGATGCAGGTGTCCATCTTATGTATTTGAAAAATTCAACTTTGTTCCAAGAAACATTGAATGAATAATTGCAGGTAATTTGGGATCTGTTACAATATTGAAATACCCCTTTCACCTGCAATGGAAATTGTTGTTTTCAACTCTGAACAAAATTGTGTTGGgtctcttatttttttaaaaatgtaaaaaatatatattttttttgcagatgtgaTCTGTCAAATGTTATAACCCTAAAGGAAATCCATTTAGAATCAAAGCATTGACCGTCATCTTATACTAATGAGAGCAAAGTAGTACCTAAAACAATCCATCATTTCGTTATTTCTTAGACTATAGATAATCGGATTGAGAAGAGGCGTCACAACAACATAAAACAAGGAGAGCATCTTGTTTATCTTTATGAAGTTTGGCCGAGAAGGAAccaaataaatgatgaaaattgTCCCAAAGTACATACAGACAGAAGCCAAATGTGAACTGcaagtagaaaatgttttttgcctcCCTGTCTTGGAAGAAATTCTCAGGATGGTATAAAATATGGAGACGTAGCTCAAAAGAATCAAGACAAATGGGAAGAGACTCAGAATGATGATTATAACAAATATTTCCGTCTCCACTAATGACGTATCTGAAGAAGACAACTGCAGAATTGGAGCTAGATCACAAAACAAATGATCTATAGTGTTCAAGCTACAAAATTGTAGGTTGCAGATTATAATTGTTGAGGTCACCAGAACTATAAATCCAGTCATCCAACCCCAAACTACCAGGTGGTTTCGAGTGTAGATATTCATGATGGAAGGGTACCTTAATGGGTAGCAAATGGCCAAGTGTCTGTCATATGCCATCACTGTTAGGAGGAGACATTCTGCACTACCGGTCGCCGATCCCACATAGAGCTGGGTGATACAACCGTAGAATGACATGTAACCACCATTCCACCATAAAATGTAGAGCACATTTGGCATGATTATAGTGgtaaaaaacatttcacaagCTGATAGATTACAAATGAAGAAGTACATTGGTGAATGGAGTCTTGGACTGATAGCTATCAAGACTATAATTAAGATGTTACCCATAATTGTGGTAAGATAAACaaagaagaacaaaagaaaaatgaaaatcctcATGTTTTGGAGATCACCAAACCCTACAAGAAACACCTGCATTACCGCTGTCTTGTTCTGTCCACATGTGTTCTGGCAAGAAAGGGAGCAACATTCAGTATGTGAAGCATGGATTTAGAAACTAATAAGGGGCTTTGTTAAAAATTCCATAATACGATTAGGAGTTGGgttaattaaagaataaaagctttaaaaagtttgttgtttttgcaTTGCTGAGTGAAAAGTCTTGACTTTTTTCCAGAATTGTTGTAGTATGTGTTCTACTTTTTCTCAAATTTGATTAATCCCTCAACATTGTCTATTATCTATCTTTGAGGCTGAATAAGGAAAAACTGACTCATGAACAAGCCTGATCATCGGCACATTTGCATATGGAAGCCAATGCTCAGGGTCATGCACACATTTGTCATTATAGAGAGTGAGTTTATTATTCTGGCACTGGATTTGGAGCAAATTGCCGTATTTGAGCTTAGCACATTCTAGGAAAGTTGGTTATTGGTCATCAGTTCATGTCACTTGTACTAACCTGTACTTCTGCATTTCTTTGACTACTCACTCCATTATTCCTGTGTCTCCCATTACAGGTTTTGGCTTGTATGCTGACTTTTTGCTCTGCTGTGCTAGCTCTGCAGCATGTTTGATATTGACCCTTTCTTGGACACAATGGCTTCTACTTGCCAAAGGGGTTCCTCTGGTACAAATTGGTTGTTGCTGACTACTGCTTGCCATGACTACTTCTGCTTGTGTTCCTGTGCTCAAATTGCCAACCAATATTTTGTGTAGAGCTGGTCTCTAGTACAGAAGTGTCTGGAATAATGTTTCTCAATCTTTAAAACATGAAGAACCCCCTAGACATACCATCCAGGACTTCAGGGACCcctactgtaattactatatcgCAGTGCACTGGCTtagtggtcaatgagaagaatgtctctaacattggtggccagtaggaaaGCTGCCACTTTTACAGATTGCAAAATGGGTCATTGGTGTCAgaggtaactgacctgagagtaacaaactgctcattgctcaaggaaaccctagcaacctcaggaggaaccctagttgagaaatactgatcatTTATTGAATCCATCATCTACTCCAGATAAAGTACTCTGCCTCCTCTCTTGTCCCTCTCTCTGCTATATCATGTCACCAAATCTGGAAGTTCTGAACAGGAGGTGTGAGGGAAGCCCTACAATCAAATTGGTCCCAGTCAGGTAATTGACAACCTTAGATATATTTCTGGCTTAGGTTTTTTCTCCTTTGCTTTTCTCATTctctttcagtatttttaaaaaaaaaataggtacaaaGTAACCTAAtcatatttcataaaaatcatttctaACTTGCTGTCCACctgtattatatttttgcaaacttttgccATAAAGTATTCGCCCTTcaccaagtttttaaaaaaacattcactctatttcaaacaaacaaatattctATTGGTAATAGTgatctaaaatatgtaaaaataatgatgtgagtgataaatatttttaatgattgtgcagtacattaaataaaaataaacataataaattaatcaaataactaaaaaaattaaaacccaataaaaaaacacaatttatacagTTCTTTCTATCTTTGCTGCTGGTTTAATGACTCCTTTGCACTGTGGAATATatcatgttgtaaaaaaaaaaggaaaatatgtaaatcctgaaataggttttataaaatatataggctGTAGAAAGCTATAGAAAcatgtggaaaaaaaagcaatacataccATCAGgttttgttctctctttttcttctttttcttttgtattgatCTCTCTAAATCTCTTATCAGGGATACTAGGAAAATTAACTAGTtaccatcaacatgctaataaaaacTCCCATAAACTCTGGATTTATATAAATGCGGGTTTTGTATTTTGTGCCTTTgagttttaaataaacagatcTTTATACGGGTCTCTTAACTTTATAATGCTTTCTGTTGATTGGTCCGTGTTGGCATGATAGGCATTCCTGTTCTGCCAATAGAGTTAATTGCTTCAGATTTGCATGAAGGATGATGAGTTGTGAaggtcattaaaaataatgtttcatacacaacatagtaaaaataattacaatttccaCAATATATAGTTTTATGCAATATGGTATTTTCACTTCTTTCAGATGAAGTTCTCCAGTATCTTTTTCTTCCTATAATAAATTTAACCTGATAAACTCTATAAAGTCTCTGCACAGATATACACCTATACATGAAACatacataataaagtatttaaacatAACTAAGATTCACTAGACTTTATATAGAACAATAAGAGCagtctgcattttttattgatgTGTTATCTACattctgaaatagaaaaaaatcccaAGGGGCATATAAATGGAGACTTGGGTAAGAAGACGCAAAGGGAGCCTattatgataattattatattagaatatgtggaaaaaaaaaacttggaacaagttaaaactgaactaaagaaaatgtaacataCCACtaagaagaatggctcttacattgctggccattgagaatgTTCCTTTTACATTCACTGTTGTCAGTTAAACGGCCCTGAGAGACACAATTTGTTCATTtcccagggaacccctagcaaaatCAGGAGGAACTAtggggttctatggaacccttgttgagaaacactattctaGATTGTCTGGAAGACTACCATAGGCTACAACTGGGATCAGTGGAGTTTATATCAAATACCCTGATTACTACTAGAGTTGCTGAGAACTAAAAGAATCCAAATcagaattcttcttttttttaacctatagcTATGCACCTTACCTTGCAATGTCAGGGAAAGTATACAGCAAATGACCGCAGGCTCAATTGTCAGTACCATATGCTTAGCCAATCTAGCCATAGAACAATGGCAGCTGTCATCATCCGACACCAAGATTGGTTGAGGATTGGCAACAGCTCTCTTGGACTGAGCTCCTGTTATTGTGATGACACAATGCAGAAGGAAGCAGCTGGGAACACCGTATTTCAGATGCCCTTTTGTGGATTGCACCCATGCTCCTGACCCCCATTTTCTAACCAAAAAAAAGCAAGCATGAAAATTGTGGGCATAAATACCCCACGCCAAATAAAGGGTCCAGTTCAAAAAGGATAAACTCTATACCACCATTATCTGCCCACCCGTCAAGCTGTCATTGACATTTTAAAGATGCAGATGGTTTTCGAAGATGTTTATCTTCTAAAACCAGACTCTTTCATTGGCTTAGGATTTTTGCGTCCAAACTTTGATCGAACTTTGCACCTAGTGTCagacgtttttttaaaaaataaatgggagacaccggtatgacCAAGGCCAAGAGCTGGAAAATGAATGCCTAGGCATGTGTTAGGCTTAAACAGAGCCTGTAGGATGTTATTAAAGGTAAACTGCGGGGAGCACTGCAGTGACCAGTCACCAAAACAGGACATTATGTTACATACGCAAcactaaatatatgtatacagggTACTCTCCATAAAAGTGTATCCGTTTTAATTCTTTTGCCagattttgcaaaataaagtacaaaggccctgtagtaataatatttgtttatgtatttatggatatttttagCAGCATTGCATACGTACCCTTTTTAAATGGCCAAGGTCATGTCTTGGTCATCTATATGCAATTCCTGAAATACGCTCGTTGCTTATTGTGAACACCAACTTGTTAAGGACCATTTCTCATTTGTTTCATTGCTATTGTTATTTTTGGGTTGTTCAGTATTGGCACATTTGGTTATTTGGTATGAAATTTACACAGATTCACTGATTAGGTCTCTAATATTcagcttgtgaaaaaaaaaaaaatgcacaaacaatGGAAAATATAAGATAAGAACAACAAATTCACCATTGATATATTCCATCCTTTCATCTCCCATATCTGCACAAACAAATATGTGTTCCCCAATAACAAAATGGTACCTTTGTCTGTGTTATTTACTGTTCTAAGCTTTAGGCAGTGTAGTGagtcttttttatacttttgaaaaaaattcaAGCTGTACAAACATTGTCTATTTATGAACGGTGTGTGTTCCTACTTAATCTTGATATGTTTAGTATAGTTCAGCAATGAGCTTCCTATAATAATGTATAAGACATCCTTTGTGCCTAGAAGTTCTTTTTATTGGACTCCCTGCACAGCTTTTGCATCTTTTCAATTTGTACCTACAGGTCACCCACCCAGGGGTCATACACGGGCCACCAGAATGCCAATGCAGGTAGTCCTGCTCTATTAGTCCTTGGTTCAAGGTAATAAACATTTGTCGTAGACGTTTGGCAGCTTGGTTGGTTTAGCGGGCagtatggttggctcagtggctagcactctcatcTCAGCGATGACGCCATCTGCAGGGAGTTTG belongs to Pyxicephalus adspersus chromosome 2, UCB_Pads_2.0, whole genome shotgun sequence and includes:
- the LOC140322042 gene encoding olfactory receptor 10A3-like; amino-acid sequence: MQVFLVGFGDLQNMRIFIFLLFFFVYLTTIMGNILIIVLIAISPRLHSPMYFFICNLSACEMFFTTIIMPNVLYILWWNGGYMSFYGCITQLYVGSATGSAECLLLTVMAYDRHLAICYPLRYPSIMNIYTRNHLVVWGWMTGFIVLVTSTIIICNLQFCSLNTIDHLFCDLAPILQLSSSDTSLVETEIFVIIIILSLFPFVLILLSYVSIFYTILRISSKTGRQKTFSTCSSHLASVCMYFGTIFIIYLVPSRPNFIKINKMLSLFYVVVTPLLNPIIYSLRNNEMMDCFRYYFALISIR